The following are encoded in a window of Salvelinus fontinalis isolate EN_2023a chromosome 40, ASM2944872v1, whole genome shotgun sequence genomic DNA:
- the LOC129839762 gene encoding SH3 and PX domain-containing protein 2A-like isoform X7 yields MSLCCCFFFRDYGSSKRKSGIDSSDPMVLEQYAVVANYERQENSEISLQAGETVDVIEKSESGWWFVSTAEEQGWVPATYLDSQNGTRDDLELSTVRTGEEERYMTVQPYASQGKDEIGFEKGVTVEVIQKNLEGWWYIRYLGKEGWAPASYLKKMKEDFSSPGRKKTLTGPVEIIGNIMEISNLLQKKSSSEKDVQTDGDSTSPERHISKSEISLPMPYAPGYNPSPDHGPGPSPSPGLSSGSGMGISSPSLGPGASGPLQDSKGKTEPGSPAVARVAPHRVSIGFEAIGSPNLRQKPPPRRETNLGFQLPKPPEPPTVEAEYYTIAEFQSCISDGISFRGGQKADVIEKNSGGWWYVQIGETEGWAPCSYIDKRKKPNLSRRTSTLTRPKVPPPAPPAKKQDSEETPSPSPSHSISSSSKAPESPSRPAVYEEPEYDIPAVGCEGESDTDSLKGETIHRPLEVKINSVVCEKYRNSPPVCKTSPVIISYRRRSFRSVEEMVKEECIYENDGFRRSSGDEGALAKGCGGSNSPRIYHSSTVPRKPSGSSPLAGGKPLKKIASELSRSQSLAKADTSPRSSSDESGRGSRRPPGIRTVEQRIGQSPSTKLKPSVRPKPLLTTKSEPQCSERMDITSLRRQLRPTGQLRHTVHGLKDSETSSVISSEDSHSSRNSTSDLSSIYSKGSRGDSDLEGFNLYRTTDAYDKVQESELSFPSGVEVEVLERQESGWWYIRWRDEEGWAPTFYLEPIRQGRNGGGSESDGQRSGSGSGTGSKSNSLEKNEQRVLALNDINLQGLTNHHQVHHTPGGLRSRNTPPIPSKPPGGFSKPAVLVNGAVRMRNGGVRPQSAVRPQSVFVSVPQPAMDSQHYMTSSLRRNESLAAHNQYRTDQYRSGSATLGVRRNSSFNAVRAQPVTVETRSRPSDRSITTRGSSAERFGAGGGTDALSRVGVVVQRNGIPVSTVRPKPIEKSQLIHNNLGREVYVSIADYRGDDETMGFPEGTCLEVLDRNPNGWWYCQVQDALHPRKGWVPSNYLERKK; encoded by the exons AAGAGAGGTACATGACGGTGCAGCCGTACGCCAGCCAGGGGAAGGACGAGATCGGCTTTGAGAAAGGGGTCACCGTGGAGGTCATCCAAAAGAACCTGGAGGGCTGGTGGTACATCAG GTACCTGGGGAAGGAGGGCTGGGCCCCGGCCTCATACCTGAAGAAGATGAAGGAGGACTTCTCATCCCCGGGCAGGAAGAAGACCCTGACAGGCCCTGTGGAGATCATCGGCAACATCATGGAGATCAGCAACCTGCTCCAGAAGAAGTCCAGCAGTGAGAAG GATGTCCAAACGGATGGAGATTCCACCAGTCCTGAGCGCCACATCTCCAAGAGTGAGATCAGCCTGCCCATGCCCTATGCCCCAGGTTACAACCCCAGCCCCGACCACGGCCCAGGTCCGAGTCCCAGTCCTGGGCTGAGTTCTGGATCTGGGATGGGTATCTCCAGTCCTAGCCTGGGCCCTGGTGCTAGTGGTCCTCTACAGGACAGTAAGGGGAAGACGGAACCTGGTTCCCCTGCTGTAGCACGTGTCGCTCCACACAGAGTGTCGATAG GCTTTGAGGCTATAG GCTCTCCCAACCTCCGACAAAAACCCCCTCCTAGAAGAGAAACAAATCTG GGCTTTCAGTTACCCAAGCCACCAGAGCCCCCTACTGTGGAAGCGGAGTACTACACCATCGCAGAGTTCCAGTCCTGCATCTCTGATGGCATCAGTTTCCGTGGAGGACAAAAAGCTGAC GTCATAGAGAAGAACTCCGGGGGCTGGTGGTATGTCCAGATCGGGGAGACGGAGGGTTGGGCCCCCTGCTCCTACATCGACAAACGCAAGAAGCCCAACCTCAGCCGACGAACCAGCACGCTTACCCGCCCCAAAGTCCCGCCCCCAGCTCCACCCGCCAAAAAGCAAGACTCAGAGGAAACGCCCTCACCTTCACCCAGTCACTCCATCTCCTCATCGTCCAAAGCCCCAGAATCCCCTAGTCGGCCCGCAGTATACGAGGAACCAGAATACGACATTCCCGCCGTTGGATGCGAGGGTGAGTCGGACACAGATTCCCTGAAGGGAGAGACAATACATCGCCCCCTGGAGGTGAAAATCAACAGTGTGGTCTGTGAGAAGTACCGTAATTCTCCTCCGGTCTGCAAGACCTCCCCTGTGATTATCAGCTATAGAAGAAGGTCCTTCAGGTCTGTTGAAGAGATGGTCAAGGAGGAATGTATCTATGAGAACGATGGCTTCCGGCgcagtagtggtgatgaaggggcTTTGGCCAAAGGCTGCGGCGGTTCCAACTCCCCAAGGATCTACCACTCCTCGACTGTACCCCGCAAACCCTCAGGGTCTTCACCTCTAGCAGGGGGAAAGCCATTGAAGAAGATCGCCTCGGAGCTGAGCCGGAGCCAGTCCCTAGCCAAAGCCGACACCAGCCCCAGGTCGTCCTCAGACGAATCAGGTAGAGGTTCCAGGAGACCTCCAGGCATCAGGACGGTGGAGCAAAGGATAGGCCAGAGCCCCTCCACCAAGCTCAAGCCCTCGGTGAGGCCTAAACCTCTCCTCACCACCAAGTCAGAGCCACAGTGCTCCGAGAGGATGGACATAACTTCCCTGAGACGCCAGTTGAGGCCCACGGGTCAACTCCGGCATACCGTCCATGGGCTCAAAGACTCAGAGACGTCCTCTGTCATCTCGTCGGAGGACTCCCATTCTTCCCGCAACAGCACCTCAGACCTCTCCTCCATCTACTCCAAGGGGAGCCGGGGAGATTCTGATCTGGAGGGGTTCAACTTATACCGGACCACAGACGCCTACGACAAGGTCCAGGAGTCAGAGCTGAGCTTTCCAtctggggtggaggtggaggtcctGGAGAGGCAGGAGAGCGGCTGGTGGTACATCCGCTGGCGGGACGAGGAAGGCTGGGCGCCCACATTCTATTTGGAGCCCATCCGCCAAGGGAGGAACGGCGGTGGGTCCGAGTCTGACGGGCAGCGCTCTGGGTCGGGCAGCGGCACTGGGAGCAAGTCCAACAGCCTGGAGAAGAATGAGCAGCGCGTTCTGGCGCTCAACGACATCAACCTCCAGGGACTCACCAACCACCACCAGGTACACCACACGCCAGGGGGTCTGAGATCGAGGAACACTCCCCCCATCCCCTCCAAGCCTCCGGGGGGCTTCTCCAAGCCGGCTGTGCTGGTTAACGGCGCTGTGAGAATGAGGAACGGTGGGGTGAGACCGCAGTCCGCCGTCAGACCCCAGTCCGTGTTCGTGTCTGTGCCACAGCCCGCCATGGACAGTCAACACTACATGACGAGTTCCCTAAGGCGGAACGAGTCATTGGCCGCCCACAACCAGTACCGTACGGACCAGTACCGCTCCGGTTCCGCTACCCTCGGCGTGCGCCGTAACTCCTCTTTCAATGCAGTGCGTGCGCAACCCGTCACAGTCGAGACCCGATCGAGACCCTCAGATCGCTCTATCACCACCAGGGGGTCTTCTGCGGAACGATTTGGCGCCGGTGGCGGGACGGACGCCTTGAGCAGGGTTGGAGTTGTTGTGCAGCGTAATGGTATCCCCGTCTCCACAGTCAGGCCCAAGCCTATCGAGAAGAGCCAGCTGATCCATAACAACCTGGGGAGGGAGGTATATGTCTCCATCGCTGACTACCGGGGGGACGACGAGACCATGGGCTTCCCTGAGGGCACCTGCCTGGAGGTTCTAGACAGGAACCCCAACGGGTGGTGGTACTGCCAGGTCCAAGATGCCCTGCACCCCCGCAAGGGCTGGGTCCCCTCCAACTACCTAGAGAGGAAGAAGTAA